The following coding sequences lie in one Vibrio casei genomic window:
- the serC gene encoding 3-phosphoserine/phosphohydroxythreonine transaminase: MEPIYNFSAGPASLPKAVMKQAQEEFINWNGLGTSVMEISHRSKPFLKVAAEAEQDLRDLLSIPNNYKVLFCQGGARAQFAAVPMNLLGSAKTADYIDGGYWAASAVEEAQKYCEANVINASTTIDGKSAIIPASDWVLSDDSAYVHFCPNETIDGIEINDLPVTDKPIVADMSSTILSREIDISKYGVIYAGAQKNIGPAGLCIVIVRDDLLDLAHSALPSILNYKVLFEKESMYNTPPTYAWYLSGLVFKWLKSNGGVAAIEKVNREKAATLYQYIDQSEFYRNSVHSNNRSLMNVPFQLAKPELDALFLEQAEARGLQALKGHRAVGGMRASIYNAMPLEGVQALVEFMKEFEQKNA, translated from the coding sequence ATGGAACCAATCTATAACTTCAGTGCTGGCCCAGCAAGTCTTCCAAAAGCAGTAATGAAACAAGCTCAAGAGGAGTTTATTAATTGGAATGGTCTTGGTACTTCCGTTATGGAAATCAGTCATCGTAGTAAACCTTTTCTTAAGGTCGCAGCAGAAGCTGAGCAAGATTTACGTGACTTACTGTCTATCCCAAATAATTATAAAGTTTTATTTTGTCAGGGTGGAGCTCGGGCACAATTTGCAGCGGTTCCTATGAACTTACTAGGCAGTGCAAAAACGGCTGATTACATTGATGGTGGTTACTGGGCAGCAAGCGCGGTTGAAGAAGCGCAAAAATACTGCGAAGCGAATGTTATTAATGCATCCACGACTATCGATGGTAAATCGGCTATTATTCCTGCTTCTGACTGGGTTTTGTCAGATGACTCTGCTTATGTCCATTTTTGCCCGAACGAAACCATTGATGGTATTGAAATTAATGATCTGCCTGTAACGGATAAGCCGATTGTGGCTGATATGTCATCAACGATTTTGTCTCGTGAAATTGATATATCAAAGTACGGTGTGATTTACGCTGGGGCACAAAAAAATATTGGTCCTGCAGGCCTTTGTATCGTGATTGTCCGTGATGATTTGTTAGATCTTGCTCATTCAGCACTTCCAAGCATTTTGAATTACAAAGTGCTATTTGAAAAAGAATCTATGTATAACACTCCACCTACATATGCATGGTATTTGTCTGGATTGGTTTTTAAATGGTTAAAATCGAATGGCGGTGTTGCTGCCATCGAGAAGGTAAACCGTGAGAAAGCAGCTACTTTATATCAATATATTGATCAATCTGAGTTTTATCGCAATAGTGTGCACTCGAATAATCGTTCGTTAATGAATGTTCCATTCCAACTTGCAAAACCTGAGCTGGACGCTTTGTTTTTAGAACAAGCAGAAGCCCGTGGTCTACAAGCCTTGAAAGGACACAGAGCGGTTGGCGGTATGAGAGCATCTATTTATAACGCTATGCCGTTAGAAGGTGTGCAAGCGTTGGTTGAATTCATGAAAGAGTTCGAACAAAAAAACGCCTGA
- a CDS encoding DUF945 family protein, with amino-acid sequence MNNYKKYAAIGGAVALAACWPLAVGQFAESTIIDAAKQLDKKEVSVEVVNYDRGYLNATAQTKITIVDSVLKQQLELDGLPTTLILNHQIHHGLFGVSSDTKTENYTEIPILIHSVTSFLGSTSVEVKSEKMTFNFAQDANSTLAFSPGTFNADISRDGQVKFDYQLDSFNGHFANGESLLLNSISGSGDGKKQQGFWIGQQNVGLGEINMLTPTGESAFNINQFNYRFNTKENASEATFSSQHHVSIDSIELEDDTLTDLGFDISFKDIGMEAFTQLLETYQAKSQALTSDDVKAITDNVDSLFEKGFTVSLNKMKATIRKGHFEGDWSLTVPKGDKKVSQNPMVILSMLEGETNAFISNDMAIEFPFIQAGLDNLIQQGVMLHKADGYHINGEIKEGNVEFKSGKKMPLFALLAPLFM; translated from the coding sequence ATGAATAATTATAAGAAGTATGCAGCCATTGGCGGTGCCGTCGCACTTGCTGCATGTTGGCCACTAGCCGTCGGTCAGTTTGCTGAATCAACTATAATAGATGCGGCTAAACAATTAGATAAAAAAGAAGTGAGCGTAGAAGTTGTAAACTACGATCGTGGCTATTTAAATGCGACAGCGCAGACTAAAATTACCATCGTTGATTCTGTCTTGAAGCAACAATTAGAACTTGATGGCCTTCCTACTACATTGATTTTAAATCACCAAATTCATCATGGATTATTTGGTGTTTCTTCTGATACCAAGACTGAGAATTATACGGAAATTCCTATTCTTATTCACTCTGTAACGTCTTTTCTTGGCTCAACTTCAGTTGAAGTGAAAAGTGAAAAAATGACGTTTAATTTTGCTCAGGATGCTAATTCGACATTAGCGTTTTCACCGGGAACTTTTAACGCCGATATTAGCCGTGATGGACAAGTCAAGTTTGACTACCAGTTAGACAGTTTTAATGGGCACTTCGCGAATGGTGAATCATTATTACTTAATAGTATTAGTGGCTCAGGCGATGGTAAAAAACAACAAGGTTTTTGGATTGGGCAACAAAACGTAGGTCTAGGTGAGATTAATATGCTCACACCAACAGGTGAAAGTGCGTTTAATATTAATCAGTTTAATTACCGTTTTAACACAAAAGAAAATGCATCTGAAGCTACCTTTAGTAGTCAACATCATGTGTCAATTGACAGCATTGAATTGGAAGACGACACCCTAACCGATCTAGGATTTGATATATCGTTTAAAGATATTGGCATGGAGGCATTTACACAACTATTAGAAACTTATCAGGCTAAAAGCCAAGCGTTAACGAGTGATGATGTGAAAGCGATTACAGACAATGTCGATTCTTTATTCGAAAAAGGATTTACGGTTTCTTTAAATAAAATGAAAGCGACTATACGTAAAGGTCATTTTGAAGGGGATTGGTCATTAACTGTCCCTAAGGGAGATAAAAAGGTTAGCCAAAACCCAATGGTGATTCTTTCGATGTTAGAAGGTGAAACAAACGCTTTTATTTCGAATGATATGGCGATTGAATTTCCTTTTATTCAAGCAGGGTTAGATAATCTGATTCAACAGGGCGTAATGCTACATAAAGCGGATGGCTACCATATTAATGGTGAGATAAAAGAAGGTAATGTTGAGTTTAAAAGTGGTAAGAAGATGCCTCTTTTTGCTCTACTTGCTCCATTATTTATGTAA
- a CDS encoding TfoX/Sxy family DNA transformation protein, producing the protein MGSNLERSFFEYVTKFGSFQKRSMFGGIGLFSEDAMYALISNGTIFIRGGGDLDQSLEAKNCKRYKHVKKQTVATVNYFDITKLYTEGDVALDGIIEASIEYSKRERAFQKSEDSRRLRDLPNMQLTLERMVKKSGVPDVTTFLQMGPEDVFKRVKETYGSDVDIRLLWKFAGAVDGCHWKLIQEPRRQKLLSNVHH; encoded by the coding sequence ATGGGTAGTAATTTGGAGCGGTCATTTTTTGAATATGTAACTAAGTTTGGTTCATTTCAAAAACGTTCAATGTTTGGTGGTATTGGACTGTTTAGTGAAGATGCAATGTACGCATTGATCTCGAATGGCACTATTTTTATTCGCGGTGGTGGAGATCTTGATCAAAGCTTAGAAGCAAAAAATTGTAAAAGATATAAGCATGTGAAGAAACAAACCGTCGCAACGGTTAACTATTTTGATATTACAAAGCTCTATACAGAAGGTGATGTTGCTTTAGATGGAATTATAGAAGCATCCATTGAATACTCTAAAAGAGAAAGAGCATTTCAGAAGTCAGAAGATAGTCGACGATTACGTGATTTACCTAACATGCAACTTACTCTAGAACGAATGGTTAAAAAATCAGGTGTGCCAGATGTCACTACTTTTCTTCAGATGGGACCAGAGGATGTATTTAAACGAGTAAAAGAAACCTATGGTAGTGATGTTGATATCCGTTTATTGTGGAAATTTGCAGGTGCAGTTGATGGATGCCATTGGAAACTTATTCAAGAGCCAAGAAGGCAAAAACTTTTATCCAATGTACATCATTAA
- a CDS encoding lysine exporter LysO family protein, whose product MYSGVFMIFLPLIIGYFISLSNESWLHRISKVVSYLIYVILFLMGLSLSALDNLSANLQTIILYTSTFFITIGLCNLAVLPFIDKYFSVQANAKGTSLPIHKMALESAKLILVVGAGLLLGLLLSFEVSWVNQGSEAILLLLLFFIGIQLRNSGLTLKQIILNKRGMLIALVIILTSWCGGILSAYILDIPVTNALAMSSGFGWYSLAGILMGDAYGPIYGGASFMLELLRELVALVAIPMLIRRYPCTSIGYAGATAMDFTLPVIQSTGGVKCVPIAIVSGFILSLLVPVLMLFFVSLGH is encoded by the coding sequence ATGTATTCAGGCGTATTCATGATCTTTTTGCCATTGATCATCGGTTATTTCATTAGCCTATCCAATGAATCTTGGCTCCACCGCATTAGTAAAGTGGTTTCCTATCTTATATATGTCATACTATTTTTAATGGGTTTGAGCCTTTCAGCGCTTGATAATCTAAGCGCTAACTTACAAACCATCATACTTTATACATCAACATTTTTTATAACGATTGGACTGTGTAACCTGGCAGTACTCCCTTTTATCGATAAATACTTTTCAGTCCAAGCAAATGCAAAAGGCACATCACTTCCTATTCATAAAATGGCTCTTGAATCAGCAAAGTTAATCTTAGTAGTTGGTGCTGGCCTACTATTAGGCTTACTCCTATCTTTTGAAGTTTCATGGGTTAACCAAGGAAGCGAAGCTATTCTTCTTTTACTTCTTTTTTTCATTGGTATTCAACTACGCAATAGTGGATTAACACTGAAACAAATTATTTTGAATAAACGAGGAATGCTTATTGCCTTAGTGATAATCCTCACCTCTTGGTGCGGGGGGATCCTTTCTGCATACATTCTCGATATCCCGGTAACAAATGCCTTAGCCATGTCGTCTGGTTTTGGGTGGTACTCTCTAGCAGGAATTTTAATGGGGGATGCCTATGGCCCAATTTATGGTGGCGCATCATTTATGTTAGAGCTACTACGTGAATTAGTTGCGTTAGTTGCTATACCAATGCTTATTCGTCGCTATCCATGTACCTCTATTGGTTACGCTGGAGCAACAGCGATGGACTTTACACTTCCTGTTATTCAAAGCACTGGTGGCGTAAAATGTGTACCAATAGCGATTGTGAGTGGTTTTATTCTAAGTTTATTAGTACCCGTTTTGATGCTATTTTTCGTATCTTTAGGCCATTAG